CCTATCTTCAACTTGTCTTTTCCGAACTGTAGCTTGCGGAACCAGGGCAACAAATCCATCAGGGCAAAAATGATGAGCAGCAGGGCGATGATAAGTTTTACCGGACTGATTTCAAACTCATTTCCCAGAAGCATATAGGTGGCAAGAGCTTCAAAGTCTGAGATGTTCAGCAGCAGCCACGACCCGAGTATAGCCGCAATGATGGCCGGAATTCCAAAGCGCAGTACAACCCCCCGATCGGCTTTGCCTCCTACCAGTATCAGCTTGAAAATATTGTTGAAGAAATGCACCACTCCGGTAAGAGCGATGGCCAGATCTACCGGAAAAAACACCATGAATACCGGAGTTAAAATGGTGCCCAGCCCAAAACCTGAGAAAAAAGTGAGAATGGCCACCACAAACGCAGCCAACGATATGATAATGATGTCCATCTATGTTCGGTGTTGCAAAACCGAATCCACAGACCACCGGCCGCCTCCGCGAATAATCAGATAAATACTGCCGAGCAACATGGCCCAATCAGTGCGGCTGCCGTGCATCATGGGCCAAAAGCCTTCCAACGCCAATACATCGGCTTTGGTCGTGGCAATAGCAACCAGCATAATGGTCAAGGTAGGAACGGCTGCCAAACGGGTGAACAACCCGGCGAGAATCAAAGCGCCGCTCAGTATTTCGAATACTCCTACAAAAGTGCCGAGAAACTCGGGTGAGGGCAACCCTATCTTTTCAAACCTGCCCGCACCTCTCAGTGCAGGAAAGAGCAGCTTCTGAATGCCTTCAGATAAAAATACTGCACCCACCATCAAGCGAATAAGTACCGTGGTTGCGGCGTTATCGGTAAGAAAAATACGTTTCATTCTGCGGGCTGCTGAATGATGGAATTTACCCGCTTTGGCGGCCGAACTGTAAAGTGAGGAACATTTTCCATTTGGTGGCAACTATTGCAATGAGCAGTGAAGACCTTAAACTCCTGTTCAAAAGATGCAGGGTGAGGTTGGTCAAGAACCGCGAAAAGTCCGGGAATGGCCTCTTTCAAAAAGGGTTGGGCCGATGCCGCACGGGCCGGCCGACGCTCCAGGCCGTTCTCCACAGCCACTTTTATTTTTTCCAATTGGTAACGCGCGTATTCCCAATTCTCATCCATGCCGGCCCAGTACAGCTCTTTGTAGCGATAGCCAGTTTCAACCATGGCTACATCAAACCCTCTGAAATGACGTTCAATAGCCTCCAGTTGATCGTCGGGTTCACCTTTTATCCATTTGCCTTTTGTATCGGCTCCTGAACACCCAAAAAGCAGTGTCCACAGTCCGAAACCCAATAAGAAGATCGTGGTTTTCATCATCCTCAAAAGTAGAGATTTCTGATTCAAATAAGTGGCTATCGTCCTGTGAGCACCACTTTACCCGATTGCGACCAGGTACCATCCACCTGCTGCCATTGCAACAAGTATAGGCCGGGGTTAAATCCGCTCAGGGATACAGGCTCGGCGCTTCCCAACGAGGAAATAGACAATTGCTTTACCAATTGCCCTGAGGAATTAAATACCCGAACCATTCCGGGTGCAGCAAAAGGGGGTTCTACAAAAAATTCCCCTGCAGAGGGGTTCGGATAAACGCGCAATCCACCTGCTTGTACATGCTGTGTTACGGAGTGAACGACGTCACATTCACCATCCACAAACTCATTCACATTATGTGCCTTGTAACGAGCCATAAACTCTTGGAAATACTGATTGGCAATGTTTTCATCGTACACCACAACCACGTTCTCATCACTGCGTGAGTTCCCGTTTACAGACCAGTTTGCTGAACCCGTGTAGGCAATGGGTCGGCCCTCTGAGCAATTTGGGTCGAAAATGGCGTATTTGTGATGCCACATCGTGCCGAAGGCATCCAACACGAGTCGGTTTCCCAATCCGTTTTGAAGTATGGTGTAGGTGTTGGATGATGTGTTGATGTCCTGCACGATACCGGCTACGAAAATCCCTTGATTGGCACGATCAGCCAGCGCCTGCGAGATATTGGCCCTGGTAAGCGTAAAGATGCCAAAGTAAATGTCAAAATCAGCCTGAGCGATGTTGTGGAGCAGCTCATTCTCCACACCGCTTTTTGGCGAGAACAATGCCTGAACGCGTTTGCCTCCTATGGCAAACTCACGCGGCGTTTTTACGCTTTTTGCCTGTCCGAAAACGCCGCTGAACATCTCCTCAAACTCAATGGTAAAACACCGGGCCAGGCTCTGATCCTGAAATATGATGAGGTTATTAGGGTCGATGCGAAGCTGGTTGTTGGTGAAATTGGTCGATCCGGTAATCACCACGGGGTCGTTGGGATCCGGTGAGTTGGCGTCAATGACAATAAACTTGTTGTGCATAGCGCCGATGTCATCGCCTTCAGGTCGCTGAATCTTGTTGCCCACACCGATGCTGATCGAGTTGTAGTTCCAGTTGGCAATGCCGTAGTTGCCCACAAACCGCACCTGCACACCGCGGTTGTATGCCGCGTTTATAGCGTCAATCACGCCGTTCTGGTTGTCGATGTTGTAAGCCGTAAAATCAACCGTGTATTTGGCGCGGTCAAGGTAGGCGATGATGGTGTCGGGAAAGTCCTGCCCCAAACTTATGGCGGGCTCCAACGCAGCTTCATCGTGGTCCACGGCGCTGTTGAAATACACCTTGATGATGCCGCTGGAAAGTGAGGCTGTCATCATAGGCTCCACATCGCTGTAGAGGGTATCGCCGGGCGCCAAAACAACTCCCGCACGAATGTGATACAAGGAGGCCGGCACCAAACCCGAAATGAAAATTTCATGGTCATTCAAAATTTCATTTCCGGCCAACACGCTGCCGCCAATAGGCGAAGTTCCGAATTTCAGGACACCCACTCCAGCAACGGAAGATGTGAATTGAACCGAAAAGCTCTCAGGGCTGATATTGCGCTGTTGGATGGATGTGATGTTGGCCAGACTGTTGAAGCACAGGCAAACACTCAATAGGATAAGGGTGAATTTCACAAATAGTGCTCTTGTTTCGGTGCTAAAGTTAAGCAATAACGGGGGTTGTTGAGTGACTAACCGATAGAGTTACGCATTACTTTTCTGTTATTTGGATACCTTCGCAAGCACTCAATCAATCATGATGAAGCAGCTTGTTTTACTTTTGTTTTTGCAGTCTTGCACGTTGATAATCAGTGCGCAGGTTGATTTGTTTTACGAAGACAACAAAAGCCTCACCTACGAGGAGACCATTGCCGCCTTTGAATTGCTGGCTTCAAAATACAAATCTGCCGAACTGAAAACCGCCGGAAGCACTGATTCCGGACTTCCTCTTCATTTGTTTGTGATAGACACCGATGGTGATTTTAATCCTGCGAGAGCCCGGCAGCGAAACAAACGCGTGCTGCTGGTTAACAACGGCATTCATCCCGGCGAACCATGTGGCATTGATGCGAGCATTGAGTGGGCACAGCAACTGTTGAGCAGCAACGATCCTTTGCTCAAAAACACAGTGGTACTGATCATTCCGGTGTACAACGTGGGGGGGATGTTAAACCGTGGATGCT
This sequence is a window from Cryomorphaceae bacterium. Protein-coding genes within it:
- a CDS encoding sulfite exporter TauE/SafE family protein, whose protein sequence is MDIIIISLAAFVVAILTFFSGFGLGTILTPVFMVFFPVDLAIALTGVVHFFNNIFKLILVGGKADRGVVLRFGIPAIIAAILGSWLLLNISDFEALATYMLLGNEFEISPVKLIIALLLIIFALMDLLPWFRKLQFGKDKLKIG
- a CDS encoding DoxX family protein, with amino-acid sequence MVGAVFLSEGIQKLLFPALRGAGRFEKIGLPSPEFLGTFVGVFEILSGALILAGLFTRLAAVPTLTIMLVAIATTKADVLALEGFWPMMHGSRTDWAMLLGSIYLIIRGGGRWSVDSVLQHRT
- a CDS encoding T9SS C-terminal target domain-containing protein, producing MSVCLCFNSLANITSIQQRNISPESFSVQFTSSVAGVGVLKFGTSPIGGSVLAGNEILNDHEIFISGLVPASLYHIRAGVVLAPGDTLYSDVEPMMTASLSSGIIKVYFNSAVDHDEAALEPAISLGQDFPDTIIAYLDRAKYTVDFTAYNIDNQNGVIDAINAAYNRGVQVRFVGNYGIANWNYNSISIGVGNKIQRPEGDDIGAMHNKFIVIDANSPDPNDPVVITGSTNFTNNQLRIDPNNLIIFQDQSLARCFTIEFEEMFSGVFGQAKSVKTPREFAIGGKRVQALFSPKSGVENELLHNIAQADFDIYFGIFTLTRANISQALADRANQGIFVAGIVQDINTSSNTYTILQNGLGNRLVLDAFGTMWHHKYAIFDPNCSEGRPIAYTGSANWSVNGNSRSDENVVVVYDENIANQYFQEFMARYKAHNVNEFVDGECDVVHSVTQHVQAGGLRVYPNPSAGEFFVEPPFAAPGMVRVFNSSGQLVKQLSISSLGSAEPVSLSGFNPGLYLLQWQQVDGTWSQSGKVVLTGR